GTTTCCCACTTGTAAATGGCATAATGTGGGACTTGTCAGCCTTCAAAATTATATGAGctaattcccataataaattcctcttatatatccatgtatatccTACTGGTTTTTCTTATCTGGAGAATTCTGATTAATACACTCAATTAATACACTTAATTTGTAGTGGGTTAATTCTTGTGTTCAGACCAACCTGTGTTTTCTCATATGGTAAACCTTTAATAATGACAATAGTAATAATAGCTTGCTTATACTCTTTCTTGTTCTGTCTCCTCTCCCccacatataaatgtatgtatgtatgtgtgtgtgtgtatatatatacacacatacatatatatatacacatacatatatatatacacatacatatatatatacacacacatacatacatatatatatataccactatgtgccaggcagtgttttaagaatttttaaagaattttacacTTTATTGAACCCTCATAACCACCCTTTGGGTCAGACACTATTGTTATCTCCattctatagatgaggaaattgagcaaTGGAGGTTCTAAAACTTGACCAAGGTCATATAGTTAATAAGCACAAAGTAAGGATTTAACTCCAGGCAGTCTATCCCTGGAGTCTGTGCTTTTAGCCACTATGCCATTCTGCTTCTCTAAATGCTTTACAAAATCTTAATGGACTTCATAAACATACTCTACCAATGCATTTCTGCCTTGGTATATGCATTCATGTGTGTTTCATGTATGGAATAGTCCATCTGTTTTTAACACATATAATGTAAAAGTTAtatggtatatgtatattttttctaaaaggaaACTCATTCAAGTAGTAATAAATAAGGAAtaactatttaaatttattaattagaTTCTATTTACACTACTGTCAACCTCAAATTTTTGCTTGACCTGAAATCTTATTTATTATAGTCACCATTGTCAGCTACTACATGATAACaaacttgtatttaaaaattttggtaGAATAATAGTTTATGGCTGGCATTCAGTCCTAAAACTGTTATTTTAAGGAAGTGCTTCTCAAAATATTCTGCATATAAATCTCCAGGGGATAATATTAAAATTCAATTTCTGGTTTGCATTGGGGCCCATGATTCTGAATTTTTATCAAGTAGCAAGAATCTTTTGATATAGTACACAAAGACTTTCATGTTAACCTGTAAGTGATTATCTATCTAAGGGCATCCTTTAGAATCTCCTTGGGCTTTACTTTGTCTGGGCACAGTTGATTGACTTTTAGGTTCTAACACAGAAGAGTGATTGAAATGAATCATGTTGGAGTTCATGGCAAGGGTCCTTCTTGCGTCACTATTTCCTCATGATGCCTCCTACAACCACTGATCCTATTCAATTCATATGCAAATTTTGTTCTGTATCTTTCATCGTCCATTTTTCCAGTCAGCATTAactaagcacttactatgtgctaagctGGTCCTTTTCTTGAAGAAGTTCTCATTCTTAAGGGAGGGATATGGGGAGAGTGAACTCAGACATGTAAgataaaaatggcaaaataagtatttttggtTTTACAGTAGAAGTTCAAGggcacaggctgggcatggtggctcatgtctgaaatcctaacactttgggaagccaaggcaggcaaattgtttgaggccaggagttcaagaccagcctggcaacatggcaaagtcccatctttacaaaaagcacaaaaattagccaggtgtggtggcacattcctgtagttccagctactttggaggctgagacaggagaatcacttgagtccaggaggtcgaggctgcagagagccgtactcacatcactgcactctagcctggatgacagaatgagaccctgtctcaattaaaaaagaaagaaagaaaaggaagtttgaGGGTACAAAGAAAGTGATACAAAGAAACTTCTAACAGCTTGACAGTTgggaaaatataaagtaaaacttCAAAAAGATTGTGTCCCTTAAATGGATTCTAGAAAGTTTCTCTAAACAACAGAAGAACAAAGACTTTGCAAGCTAAGAAGTTAGCATGAAGATGGGCAATGGCCTGACCTGATTCAGAAACTGACTTGCTACTggtattgttgaattttaaattaaaaagaaaaaaagcaaagaatctGCTACAGTAGAGACTGGGAAAGTATTGAAGGGTTAATCAGGGTAGTGGTTGATCACTGCCTTGCATTTATGCACCTATTCTTCTgaattataagtatatataaacaaTAAGTATATATGCATAATCCTCATATctcaaaatatgattttatgtaatatttaatgtacaaaataatatttataacatatttgtTTGTTATGAAGCCTCTTATAAAAATATACCTGTCAACCCACTATGCAGCTTTATACTTTGAACATTACTGAAACTGTTGAAGCTGTGTTCAGATACTTTCTAGTTTACTTTAATAAACCATATGAGACAAAACTGCACATGACAGCATTTCTATataatgttctaaaattttaCATTGGAGCACTTAATAATGTGACAAAATTTCTTATCAGTCCTTAGTTGTAAAATACTTCCAGTAGCTCAATAGTCACTTTGATGTGACTAACAATTAAATCAAAAATCGAACATTTATAGCATattcaaaatggaaagaaatctaGAGATCCTCTAGCAGAGTGTTTCTGAGTCCAAATTGTATTACAGGCCAGTAAACCACTTAAAATCCACTATAGACCTCAATAATGTGACAAAAAAGTCCAGATGAGTATGAAAGATGAGCCCAGTGAAAGCCACTGGCATGGAGAATGGTGAGGAAGGCTCAGATGCAAGGCAGTAGCATTGTTTTACAGAACATCAGATCAGTGGTTCAAAAAGGGACTGAACAAATTACATTTAACTGAGGTGAGAACTGAATTGCAGAGAAGTTAGCTTATCCAATATCATACAGTTCAACAATACCACACCAAttagagaaaatatgtttattgaaCAACAACATGGAGGACACTGGAGTAAGCCTTGTGATGGAGATGCATGTTGTCTAAGACAAGGAAGTTATAATCTATTTTATTGATAAGAGATGATGTGTGCAGAAAATGGTGTGTTCCTGTgcatgatatatatgtatgtatgtctgtgtttgtgtgtttgtctaCCAGGACAAATGGATGGAGGAATGGATTGAAGCTAAAGGATTCTCTGTGCAACAGGGAACCGATGAAGAATTTTAGGCGGgcaaattacataaataaatgtgtaatacTACAATGAcagagccgggcgtggtggctcacacctgtaatcccagcactttgggaggccgaggcgggtggatcacaaggtcaggagatcgagaccatcctggctaacacagtgaaaccctgtctctactaaacatgcaaaaattagccaggcgtggtggcgggtgcctgtagtcccagctactcgggaggctgaggcaggagaatggcgtgaacccgggaggcggagcttgcagtgagccgagattgcgccgctgcactccagcctgggtgacagagcgagactccatctcaaaaaaaaaaaaaaaaaaaaaaaaaaattgaattacagTAGCAGTGTGGATTATTACCTGGAGAAAGAGAGCCCAGAGTCAGGAAAAGAAGTTAGGAGGATACTGTAAGTGTTCCACTGTGCACAGGTGGAAAGCCTTCTCTAAGATGTATCTGTGGGGATTGATAAATTCTCATTAGTTAAAAGATGCAAAATGGAAAGCTATAAGTATTaataattcattgatttttatattaactCCTGACAATGACTTTCAAGTATCTTCAGACATCTCATTTCTCTTTACCTACTTTTTATTAGACAGATAAAATATACCTCAAGGAGTATCACTCCAAAGAGCACTAGGGAGTCAAGGACAGAGATAAAAACTGGCCCTGGACCTCCAAGGTTTCAGCTGACTCACATGCCATAGAAGATATTTTGTGAACTGAGCCATGTGTATTGAAAATCAGTCACCTGCCTACTCCCAGCTGGCTGAGATGAACCCATTGGCATCAAAAGGACAATTCAGGGTGAACTTGGGAAAGAGGAATTGgtttttattgttataaattaaTAGAAGTGACCCTTTGGCACCTCATCCTGTACGATTATGTTAGTATTCTGGATTTTGAATGAAAAAGTGCTCTCAGTAGCACAGAGGACTAGGTGTTTAAGGGTTGTAAGTATTTCTGAGTTAGATTTGAAAAACTCGGTCAACCAGAATAAGCTATAAAAACACAAAGCATGGGCAGTTAGAACTACAGTTTTACTCTCAGCTCTGTTGCTTGTTATGATATAATCTCTTTGAAACGCATTTTCCTTGTTGAAAAGATAAGCGTAATTAAACCAACCTTACTCACTTTTTGTAATAGTAAAATGACATAGTGTTTGTGAATGTGTTCACCAGAGGATGTGAAAGATAGATAAATACAAATGGCAACAACAACTAAAAAGTAGGTAGTACCAGGTTGTGGTTTAAGATCATTTACTCAAGTTGGGGCCATGTAGGTTTGAGTTCAAACCACAACATTTACTAGCTTTCCTCACTGATAAAATGTGGATTAAAGTACTGCCTCATagaatttgtatgtgtgtatgtgtatatcacAAATAGTAAACTTTCAGTATTTGTTATTGTTACTGTGttatcattaaatatatattcccATCCATGAAATgctgtttccatatttaaaggTATGACATTTTTGATTCATTAGAAAATTTATTTGACTCTTTAATGAGTCTTGACATCTTTGAGATAGACTGGAATTTAGAAAACATCCAGTCAAATTTTTCACATTATTGGAATCCAGCCAAGTATGAACACTTCTAGGGATGAGAATTCCTTTTCTCTATTGGCCTCTTTCCCACTCTTAAAGGAACCATATGACTAGTCTAATAGGAAAGGCTTTCTTTGATTAAGCAGAATCACCTTCCTGAAACTTTACCCTTAAAAGAAGCCAGATGTGCTCTccaaattatttagaaaaatacgTTTTCCTAGAGAACAATCATTTGTGTATTTGGAGACATTGATATTTCTACTTTGCTTTTCTCTGCCAAGAGAAATTCTCTACGTCTTTGAATGCAGCCTAGCATTATTGGCTCATAAGTATACTTTTGACTACAATAacagttttactttcttttttataaactGCTGCTAAATTGTGGTGTTCTGAACTACTATAATTGATTTCCTGTTTTTTCTAATTTCAGGgctttgcatatatttccatgaattTCTACCATGAAGGGTTTAGCTAATGGTTGATAGTAGAAAACTCACCTAATTTGATAAGAGGTTACataccaaaaaaaggaaatatggcaATGTTTACAACTAAATTTACTGGAACACATATATTTCTGTTACATGGGTTGTCTAAGATTTCTTTAGAAAAcatgtctttattctttttcaaaagttaagaaagtaaataaaatactgtttaaatataaaaaatttgaattttgagtCTTGTGCTAACTTTAGGTGCTTTGTGACTGCTGTAGACTCAGCTGGTTTTATGCCTGTTTAAAACTTGGCATCAACTTCCCTTCTCAGCGTATCTCTCAGCATTTTCCAGCTACACTAGAAGTGCCGTTctagaaaatttcatttttcttccttttcttcaagTCTCTCCTTTTTCTTGATAGCCCTTGCCACTAAAGTCACCTGGTAAACTCCTACTCACCCTTTAGGACCATACCCATATATGACTTCCGAAAGGTCTTCAGAAACTTCCCCAAGACAATTATTACTCCCTCTTCATTCTCTAACAGACTTCCATTGTGCCAATTCCCAGTGCCTTGCTTGATTGAAAGTGAATAAAATCTTGATTTAATAAAGGATGCATACAGGAAATACACTGACACAATACTTAAGGAGGTTTAAAATAATACAACCACATAAAAGATAGAATGACAGCTCGGGTTCTAGAAGATCCACGTCCTACTTCCAAGACTCTCTTTACCTGACTTGTCTCACTTTACTCTGTTAGCTTTCTCCTGTCTTACCTCAAACTGACTTTCTCATATTGAGAAATACAGCTCTTGATAGTactaggttgatgcaaaagtaatttttgttgttacttttaatggcaaaaactgcagttacttttgcaccaacttaatatctAAACTTTAAATTTCTCACCATGTGCTAACAGGGAAAAAGAATGACCCTTTTGCTCAGGACCAGTTTGAGAAATACCAGGGAAATACTATATTGTGTGGCCAGAGGGGCAAAATACTGATTAGTTTGGCTTAAGTAGCCACCATCATTGAGCCATGGTACTATAGATGGAGAATCAGAgttatctaaaagaaaaaaaatggcatctAATAAAGGCATCTGGATGTCAGGGCATGTGGAGGTGTGGTTTTTAAGAGAGGGTGATCGTAAAAGGTGTGCCAAAAATTCCATAAATGCTCATTTTTACCATTTATTTACATCTGTTTTGCTAACTAGGCTGTGAAATACCTTAAGGCAATGCCTATACCTTAAGACAGTGACCCTGCCTTTATTTTCTAGGGACTAAAAATGCATTAGGTTTAAAACTTAATAGACCTCAGTAGatactaatattttttaaataactgatatggtctggctctgtgtccccatccaaattttatcttgaattgtaatccaaattgtagttcccacatgttgggggagggaccttgtgggaggtgaatagatcatgggggcagtgcccccatgctgttctcatgatagtgagtgaattctcatgagatctggtggttttataaggggcattCCCcacctttgctctgcacttctctctcctgctgccatgtgaagaaggatgtgtttgcttccccttccaccatgattgtaatcttcctgaggcctccccaggcctgctgaattgtgagtcaattaaacctctttccttgataaattatccaatctcaggcagttctttatagcagtgtgagaacaaactaatacaataagACATGTGTTTAGTAACATATGAATAACTTGTGTTAGGAAACTTATGCTTTTATTGTCAGTATAATCTTCAGGGTGTTTGGAACTTTGAGAAGTCAATCTTTACAGTTAAATCTAGGAacaaaaaataagtcaaatattttaataattgatttcataagaaaaaaagtagggagaaatatttacatatatgaccAATTtaatgatttgcatttgtctcCAAAGTCAACTTTGAATTTAATAACCAGGCTTTTACTTTCAGTTATAAAGCGATGTGATAAATCTTTTCAGTAATGTTTTTAGATTATATTCATACTCTTTGAATGTATGAATAACTAGCTTGGTGGCTAGTTTAGTAGACTGATTtgacttttaaaacaatttgcaCCAATGTTTCTGATAGTATGTctcttttgtattctttcttgACCCAGTAAATATTCTGAAGATTCCAATGCTGTTTTTCGTGGATTTGCCTCCTGCAGGAGGGTGCACACTCAGACCACTCGTTTGTCTTATATCATCCAGATTGCCCAATTCATCACTGACATCCTCTGTGGTGTGTATATCTGAATAATGGCATTTGGTTTTTCTGTGCCTAACTGCTCTGGTTCTTCTAGCTCTAGGAAATGTAGTTTCTTGCTTTATCTCCTGTTTACTTGGGGATCTGTGTTTCTGGAGCTGTAGGCATGTGGGACTGTTACAGCGTCTTCCTGCTTGGGAAGTACCTTCACTTTTAGAAGCACACTTGGGTCTCTTCCCAGCAGTTGAAGAAAGCTTCACGTATTGGACTGTGGTTGAAGATGGCCTGCCACAGTCTGATTCATTGCCATGGGCATGCTTGTCTTTTGAGGGCTCACAGCATATATTCTGGGTGAAGTGTTCACTTCTGTGACTTCCTCTCAGAGAGAGATTACTCGATTCTCTGCTTACAGATCTCTTTCTAGATCCAACACACCAGGATTTGGATCTGTGAGTATTGGACCTTGATCGTCTTTGGATTCTTCTCCTGGAGTGTGACCCAATTTCTACAAATTGGGAGGGTTGTCTACACTTTATCCTCTTTTTTCTGAAAGAACTCAGTTTCCTGCCATCTCTCTTAGGAGAAAAGGCATTTTCTGAAATGCAACTCCAAGAGGGGTCTCTCTCTCTGGATTTGCAACTTTTCAAGGATCTTTCTCTGGACAATCTTTGAAAGGTCTTTGGTGAAGAATCTGAGTATTTGTtattgtcttcttcttttttctgaaaGTTTATCTTCTGGCCAAGGCTCaaatcctttctttctcttaaacTATATTTCTGTGGTTGCACCTGATTAGAAATTGCTGGGGTACTGAAGGTGTGTGCAGTTGTGTCACTCTTTCCCAGATCATGGACATGATCAGGAAACAACTTTATcccttctgtctttttctcttgaactttttttttgcaattcAGTAGGCCTGGGCACCTTTCCCTTGGAGTAGCCCACTTCTGGAGTATATTATTCATAGAAATGATGCTTTTGTGGTCACCCGATTCTGCTTTGTCTTTGATTCCACCATAGATTTTGCTTACTGTTTTATCACAGACTGGTGGGATTTCAGATTTCTTCAAGGAAGAGTTACCATTTGGAAACTGTTTCAAGCCTGACAGGGGCCTCTCCTCTTTATTCCATTGACCCTGGGTATTTTTAGACTGCTTTGTATTATGTTGAGATATCAGTAGACTGTGATCCTTAGGCAGAGGTGAAACAGGAGCTGATACAAGGGGCTTCTTGTTTACACATGGTGAAGCAGCAGAGCATTGATAGATGGCTTGCTGGTCATAGGTCTCCATGTTGTAAGGTGAATGAACAAAACTAATAAACTCATGTAGGAAATGGTGGGTGTGTTGTAAGAGATAAGGTTCCAGGAGGTGAATGAAGGACTCACTGTCCAAGTCATATTCTGTCATGTGATGGAGGATGGTGATTAGGATGTTCTTCACTGTGTAGCCATAATCTCCATAAACAGCTGTTAGTTCCCCTTCCAGCCAGGGAACCAGCCGGTGTAGGCAACCtgggtttcttttaaaataattagctgtAAAGTGCTTTTGAGGTTTGTAGCCTCGAATATGCGTCACCGAAATTCCAGAATAATACAGAGCTCTTCTGAAATTCATAACCACCTGATCTCTAAAGTAGCTCAGAGACATGGAGTTTGGTTGAACTTCCAACTATCCCCAAACTCCCTCAGTAACTCATGGATAGTCCACTCTCTCAATGGCTTGATTTTCCTTTTGATATCCTCAAGGCTCAAAATTAGGTGATTGTTTTGAGAAGACCCCACATAGCTTTCCTCATCTGAGGGAGGAACTGCTGAGTCTTCTTTGTTACCACTCTCTGCCTTGGTGGGACAACACTGAGAAGGAAAGCACTGCATGCTAGAAGAAAGCATGGATTTATTCCTTGATCTTGAATGTCAAGAGCCATTACCACTCTCATTGGAACAGGTGTTCCAATCAGACTCATTCGGA
This genomic window from Pan paniscus chromosome 11, NHGRI_mPanPan1-v2.0_pri, whole genome shotgun sequence contains:
- the LOC100975953 gene encoding E3 ubiquitin-protein ligase Topors-like translates to MSLSYFRDQVVMNFRRALYYSGISVTHIRGYKPQKHFTANYFKRNPGCLHRLVPWLEGELTAVYGDYGYTVKNILITILHHMTEYDLDSESFIHLLEPYLLQHTHHFLHEFISFVHSPYNMETYDQQAIYQCSAASPCVNKKPLVSAPVSPLPKDHSLLISQHNTKQSKNTQGQWNKEERPLSGLKQFPNGNSSLKKSEIPPVCDKTVSKIYGGIKDKAESGDHKSIISMNNILQKWATPRERCPGLLNCKKKVQEKKTEGIKLFPDHVHDLGKSDTTAHTFSTPAISNQVQPQKYSLRERKDLSLGQKINFQKKEEDNNKYSDSSPKTFQRLSRERSLKSCKSRERDPSWSCISENAFSPKRDGRKLSSFRKKRIKCRQPSQFVEIGSHSRRRIQRRSRSNTHRSKSWCVGSRKRSVSRESSNLSLRGSHRSEHFTQNICCEPSKDKHAHGNESDCGRPSSTTVQYVKLSSTAGKRPKCASKSEGTSQAGRRCNSPTCLQLQKHRSPSKQEIKQETTFPRARRTRAVRHRKTKCHYSDIHTTEDVSDELGNLDDIRQTSGLSVHPPAGGKSTKNSIGIFRIFTGSRKNTKETYYQKHWCKLF